The Delphinus delphis chromosome 10, mDelDel1.2, whole genome shotgun sequence genome includes a region encoding these proteins:
- the CNPY3 gene encoding protein canopy homolog 3 isoform X1, which yields MEPLPEPASRPRPGPRARCLLLLPLLLLLLLLLAAPELGPRQARAEETDWVRLPSKCEVCKYVAVELKSAFEETGKTKEVIDMGYGILDRKTSGVKYTKSISEPPQMTYLPSSSAFPLALSCCCLGRDLRLIEVTETICKRLLDYSLHKERTGSNRFAKGMSETFETLHNLVHKGVKVVMDIPYELWNETSAEVADLKKQCDVLVEEFEEVIEDWYRNHQEEDLTQFLCANHVLKGKDTSCLAERWSGKKGDTAALGGKKSKKKSGRTKASGGSSGGSKQRKELGGLEGDPSPEEDEGIQKASPLTRGAPEEL from the exons ATGGAGCCGTTACCTGAGCCCGCGTCCCGGCCCCGGCCCGGGCCCAGGGCCCGCTGTCTTCTGCTTCTCCCcttgctactgctgctgctgctacttctggcGGCCCCGGAACTGGGCCCGAGGCAGGCCCGAGCAGAGGAGACCGACTGGGTTCGACTGCCCAGCAAATGCGAAG TGTGTAAGTACGTTGCAGTGGAGCTGAAGTCAGCCTTTGAGGAAACTGGCAAGACCAAGGAAGTGATTGACATGGGCTATGGCATCCTGGACCGGAAGACCTCAGGAGTCAAATACACCAAGTC CATTTCAGAGCCCCCCCAGATGACCTAtcttccttccagctctgcctTCCCGTTG GCCCTCTCGTGCTGCTGTCTCGGCAGGGACTTACGGTTAATCGAAGTCACTGAGACCATTTGCAAGCGGCTCCTGGACTACAGCCTACACAAGGAGAGGACCGGCAGCAACCGATTTGCCAAG GGCATGTCGGAGACCTTTGAGACGCTACACAACCTGGTGCACAAAGGGGTCAAGGTAGTGATGGACATCCCCTACGAGCTGTGGAACGAGACCTCTGCAGAGGTGGCTGACCTCAAGAAGCAG TGCGACGTGCTGGTGGAGGAGTTTGAGGAGGTGATCGAGGACTGGTACAGgaaccaccaggaagaggacctGACTCAGTTCCTCTGTGCCAATCACGTGCTGAAGGGCAAGGATACCA GCTGCCTGGCAGAGCGGTGGTCTGGCAAGAAGGGGGACACAGCCGCCCTGGGGGGGaagaaatccaagaagaagagtgGCAGGACCAAGGCCTCGGGTGGCAGCAGCGGTGGCAGCAAACAGAGGAAGGAGCTGGGTGGCCTCGAGGGAGACCCCAGCCCCGAGGAGGACGAGGGCATCCAGAAGGCTTCCCCCCTCACCCGCGGCGCCCCCGAGGAGCTCTGA
- the CNPY3 gene encoding protein canopy homolog 3 isoform X2 yields the protein MEPLPEPASRPRPGPRARCLLLLPLLLLLLLLLAAPELGPRQARAEETDWVRLPSKCEVCKYVAVELKSAFEETGKTKEVIDMGYGILDRKTSGVKYTKSDLRLIEVTETICKRLLDYSLHKERTGSNRFAKGMSETFETLHNLVHKGVKVVMDIPYELWNETSAEVADLKKQCDVLVEEFEEVIEDWYRNHQEEDLTQFLCANHVLKGKDTSCLAERWSGKKGDTAALGGKKSKKKSGRTKASGGSSGGSKQRKELGGLEGDPSPEEDEGIQKASPLTRGAPEEL from the exons ATGGAGCCGTTACCTGAGCCCGCGTCCCGGCCCCGGCCCGGGCCCAGGGCCCGCTGTCTTCTGCTTCTCCCcttgctactgctgctgctgctacttctggcGGCCCCGGAACTGGGCCCGAGGCAGGCCCGAGCAGAGGAGACCGACTGGGTTCGACTGCCCAGCAAATGCGAAG TGTGTAAGTACGTTGCAGTGGAGCTGAAGTCAGCCTTTGAGGAAACTGGCAAGACCAAGGAAGTGATTGACATGGGCTATGGCATCCTGGACCGGAAGACCTCAGGAGTCAAATACACCAAGTC GGACTTACGGTTAATCGAAGTCACTGAGACCATTTGCAAGCGGCTCCTGGACTACAGCCTACACAAGGAGAGGACCGGCAGCAACCGATTTGCCAAG GGCATGTCGGAGACCTTTGAGACGCTACACAACCTGGTGCACAAAGGGGTCAAGGTAGTGATGGACATCCCCTACGAGCTGTGGAACGAGACCTCTGCAGAGGTGGCTGACCTCAAGAAGCAG TGCGACGTGCTGGTGGAGGAGTTTGAGGAGGTGATCGAGGACTGGTACAGgaaccaccaggaagaggacctGACTCAGTTCCTCTGTGCCAATCACGTGCTGAAGGGCAAGGATACCA GCTGCCTGGCAGAGCGGTGGTCTGGCAAGAAGGGGGACACAGCCGCCCTGGGGGGGaagaaatccaagaagaagagtgGCAGGACCAAGGCCTCGGGTGGCAGCAGCGGTGGCAGCAAACAGAGGAAGGAGCTGGGTGGCCTCGAGGGAGACCCCAGCCCCGAGGAGGACGAGGGCATCCAGAAGGCTTCCCCCCTCACCCGCGGCGCCCCCGAGGAGCTCTGA
- the PTCRA gene encoding pre T-cell antigen receptor alpha encodes MPGTWLLLLLALGCPALPTEVTTLLRLAQGVGSTPFPSLAPPITLLVDGKQQTLVVCLVFDVAPPGLESPIWFSAGNGSSLDAFTYGPSPAADGTWTSLAQLSLPSEDLAAWETLVCHTGPGTGDHSQSTQPLQLSGEASSARTCLWEPLRGTRGQVLRLEALRLLLFKLLLLDVLLTCSRFRAPPAARGYPARAPRPGDPGLPAAPWADHLLFPQPPPPGGSSADPTDWIRRNDGWTTGRRLSLSTPPALQPRDGRWVHTRPPGRDPRSPVWEEGAAGAQGVAIGTRPQYSCLQPWSISLRSASSS; translated from the exons aGGTAACCACTCTCTTGAGGCTGGCACAAG GTGTGGGCAGCacacccttcccctctctggcccCACCAATCACACTGCTGGTGGATGGGAAGCAGCAGACTCTGGTGGTTTGCCTGGTCTTCGACGTTGCACCCCCTGGCCTTGAGAGTCCCATCTGGTTCTCAGCTGGGAATGGCAGCTCACTAGATGCCTTCACCTACGGCCCTTCCCCAGCAGCTGATGGCACCTGGACTAGCTTGGCTCAGCTTTCCCTGCCCTCTGAGGACCTGGCAGCCTGGGAGACCTTGGTCTGTCACACTGGACCTGGGACTGGGGACCACAGCCAGAGCACACAGCCTCTACAGCTGTCAG GAGAGGCTTCCTCAGCCAGGACCTGCCTCTGGGAGCCTCTCAGGG GGACCCGGGGCCAGGTGCTGCGGCTCGAGGCGCTGCGGCTGCTGCTCTTCAAGCTGCTGCTGTTGGATGTGCTTCTGACCTGCAGCCGCTTCCGCGCCCCGCCCGCCGCGCGGGGGTACCCGGCCCGGGCGCCTCGCCCTGGGGACCCCGGGCTCCCCGCCGCCCCGTGGGCGGACCACCTTCTCTTCCCGCAGCCTCCGCCACCGGGAGGATCGTCCGCAGACCCCACCGACTGGATTCGCCGCAATGATGGGTGGACCACAGGCCGACGGCTCAGCCTGTCCACCCCGCCGGCGCTGCAGCCCCGGGACGGCCGCTGGGTTCACACCCGCCCTCCGGGTCGGGATCCCAGGAGCCCTGTCTGGGAGGAGGGGGCCGCCGGTGCTCAGGGCGTGGCGATCGGGACCCGCCCTCAGTATTCCTGCCTCCAGCCTTGGAGCATTTCTCTGCGATCTGCCTCCTCCAGCTGA